The following coding sequences are from one Sesamum indicum cultivar Zhongzhi No. 13 linkage group LG11, S_indicum_v1.0, whole genome shotgun sequence window:
- the LOC105174480 gene encoding tropinone reductase homolog, which yields MAKEEQSRSREQRWTLQGMTALVTGGTKGIGYAIVEELAGFGATVYTCSRNQAELSERLKEWEGKGFKVKGSACDLSSSPQREELIQSVSAAFDGKLNILVNNAAMSLLKRASDHTAEDYRRIMETNLESPYHICQLAYPLLKASGLGNIVFISSVAGGVALPAISAYAASKGAINQLTKNLACEWAKDNIRTNTVAPFGVRTSILKPEDIDPSILEMFIPLMGRTPIGRIAEPEEVSSLVTFLCLPAASYITGQVIYVDGGFTAGSF from the exons ATGGCAAAGGAAGAGCAAAGTCGCAGCAGGGAGCAAAGATGGACTCTCCAAGGAATGACGGCGCTGGTCACCGGCGGCACCAAAGGAATTGG ATACGCGATAGTTGAAGAGCTTGCTGGATTCGGTGCTACGGTATATACTTGTTCGAGAAACCAGGCTGAACTTAGTGAAAGGCTTAAAGAATGGGAAGGCAAAGGGTTCAAAGTGAAGGGTTCTGCATGCGACTTGTCCTCCAGCCCGCAACGAGAGGAGCTCATCCAAAGTGTCTCCGCAGCCTTCGATGGCAAGCTCAATATTCTT gtgaaTAATGCTGCAATGAGTCTGCTGAAACGAGCTAGTGATCATACGGCTGAAGATTACAGGCGTATAATGGAGACGAACTTGGAGTCCCCATATCATATCTGCCAACTGGCTTACCCTCTTCTTAAAGCATCTGGATTGGGAAATATCGTCTTCATTTCTTCTGTTGCTGGTGGAGTTGCACTCCCTGCTATTTCTGCTTATGCTGCATCTAAAG GTGCCATAAATCAACtcacaaaaaatttagcaTGCGAATGGGCTAAGGACAACATTCGCACCAATACTGTAGCACCATTTGGAGTTAGAACCTCCATCCTCAAACCT GAGGACATAGATCCATCAATTCTGGAAATGTTTATCCCGTTAATGGGTCGGACTCCTATTGGACGAATAGCAGAGCCTGAGGAAGTTTCTTCGCTGGTTACATTCCTTTGCCTTCCGGCTGCTTCCTACATCACCGGACAGGTTATTTATGTCGATGGAGGATTTACGGCAGGCAGCTTCTAG
- the LOC105174482 gene encoding transcription factor LHW produces MGMSFLGSFLQSLCSNSPWNYAVFWKLKHQHEMVLEWEDGFFDNLGLRDPMVGPDALYFEKSYKILSAPGEYSVGLAVAEMSSAFHVMGKGVVGEAAFTGNTRWIYADNIAPDVFNSVLAPEYPDEWLLQFAAGIKTILLLPVIPHGVLQLGSIEMVAEDPALVAHVKVKFETHGKPDGCDWRYSFQQFPPMSPFMEILDEPSTITVEKALKGNSAIHAVRAEDCDMFDHQMTLVPMVQDFCNTSVQEEADTLENVIESEFRHQSLGMIHVAEPCELRCEDNKSFITENEILKCFHHEEILRAGPYCDDFERKMYGNFMNELMDFNFEEGATDPTLVGIDFNGTICENGSDYFSFPVDCELYKALGMAVEDDIYQHTYGTSIGHDVACRSVGDREPSYGMSGVESVGILMKEVDVEHLLEAVVANASSSLDDDSSNKSDVTSVGMSLRKDLASSRKHDQTKHCVPAEEDKIQWDFLTSKFITEGIDTAASSVESKICALSDKKQHRKGYGSLNSGRLSRLSTTNKRKAHTGDNQRSRPRDRQLIQDRIKELRELVPSTEKCSIDGLLDKTIKHMLFLRNVTNQANKLRHQVLEEEADEKATRTAEVNYGHQNGKSWAIELGTDQQFCPIVVKDLEHSGHMLIEMLCPDHGRFLEIADAIHRLQLTILQGVMERSSDNSWARFIVETSGSFHRLDIFWPLMQLLQQSRLPVSIKT; encoded by the exons ATGGGGATGAGTTTCTTGGGATCATTTCTCCAAAGTCTTTGCAGTAATTCTCCTTGGAATTATGCTGTGTTTTGGAAGCTTAAGCATCAACATGAAAT GGTTTTGGAATGGGAAGATGGTTTCTTTGACAATCTGGGGCTGAGAGATCCCATGGTGGGTCCAGATGCTCTCTATTTTGAAAAGTCATATAAGATATTGTCCGCTCCCGGTGAATATTCAGTTGGACTTGCAGTAGCAGAAATGTCAAGTGCTTTTCATGTAATGGGAAAAGG GGTTGTTGGAGAAGCTGCTTTTACAGGAAACACTCGCTGGATTTATGCAGACAACATAGCACCTGATGTGTTCAATTCCGTTTTAGCCCCTGAG TATCCAGATGAATGGCTGCTTCAATTTGCTGCTGGCATAAAA ACAATATTGCTTTTGCCTGTAATTCCGCACGGGGTTCTACAGCTTGGATCTATAGAAATG GTAGCTGAAGATCCAGCTTTAGTTGCTCACGTCAAAGTTAAGTTTGAGACCCATGGGAAACCTGATGGATGTGACTGGAGATATTCATTTCAGCAGTTTCCCCCTATGTCTCCTTTCATGGAAATTTTAGATGAACCATCAACCATTACCGTGGAGAAAGCATTGAAGGGTAATAGTGCCATTCATGCTGTCAGGGCAGAAGATTGCGACATGTTTGATCATCAGATGACACTAGTTCCCATGGTCCAAGATTTTTGCAACACATCTGTGCAGGAGGAGGCAGACACTcttgaaaatgtgattgaaagTGAATTTAGGCACCAATCTTTGGGTATGATTCATGTAGCTGAACCATGTGAGCTGCGATGTGAAGATAACAAATCCTTCATAACTGAAAATGagattttaaaatgttttcaTCATGAAGAAATATTAAGGGCTGGCCCTTATTGTGACGACTTTGAAAGGAAAATGTACGGGAATTTCATGAATGAATTGATGGATTTTAACTTTGAGGAAGGTGCAACTGATCCAACTCTTGTAGGCATTGACTTCAATGGCACCATTTGTGAGAATGGAAGTGACTATTTCAGCTTTCCTGTGGACTGTGAACTGTACAAAGCACTTGGAATGGCTGTAGAGGATGACATTTACCAACATACCTATGGCACATCCATAGGTCATGATGTAGCTTGCCGCTCAGTTGGTGATAGAGAGCCCTCCTATGGTATGTCAGGAGTGGAGTCTGTTGGAATTCTTATGAAAGAAGTGGATGTGGAACACCTCTTAGAAGCTGTTGTTGCTAATGCATCCAGCAGTCTTGATGATGattcatctaacaaatctgATGTTACTTCGGTGGGTATGTCCTTGAGAAAAGATTTGGCGTCCTCAAGAAAACATGATCAAACCAAACACTGTGTGCCAGCGGAAGAAGATAAAATTCAGTGGGACTTCTTGACATCCAAATTTATCACTGAGGGAATAGATACTGCAGCATCCTCAGTTGAAAGCAAGATTTGTGCATTATCTGATAAGAAGCAACATAGAAAAGGATATGGTTCCCTGAACTCCGGGAGATTGTCAAGACTATCAACTACCAACAAGAGAAAGGCCCACACAGGGGATAATCAAAGGTCTAGACCACGGGATAGACAGTTGATTCAAGACCGGATCAAGGAGCTACGGGAGCTTGTCCCAAGCACTGAAAAG TGTAGCATTGATGGACTCCTTGATAAGACCATAAAGCACATGctctttttaagaaatgttACCAATCAGGCCAATAAATTGAGACACCAAGTTCTTGAAGAG GAAGCTGATGAAAAGGCGACGAGAACAGCTGAAGTCAACTACGGCCATCAGAACGGGAAAAGCTGGGCTATAGAATTGGGAACTGACCAACAGTTTTGCCCCATAGTTGTGAAAGATCTCGAACACTCTGGACACATGCTCATAGAg ATGCTGTGTCCTGACCATGGTCGCTTTCTGGAAATTGCTGATGCGATTCATCGTCTGCAATTAACTATCCTCCAAGGTGTGATGGAAAGAAGCTCTGATAATTCATGGGCCCGCTTCATTGTTGAG ACGTCAGGAAGCTTCCATCGCCTGGATATATTTTGGCCACTGATGCAACTGTTGCAACAAAGTCGGCTGCCTGTCTCAATCAAGACTTAA